The following proteins are encoded in a genomic region of Hyla sarda isolate aHylSar1 chromosome 3, aHylSar1.hap1, whole genome shotgun sequence:
- the LOC130360888 gene encoding hemoglobin heart muscle subunit alpha-type-like, whose amino-acid sequence MGLSEGEKALLSAVMAKVAEKKEDIGSEAITRLLKDHDELKSHFSHMDLTPGSQDLKTHGGKYCQALVNEVNHADSLKEHMAKLQDQHTNTLKLSKEQIKWLLDDIRDLIGETFPSDFNEDTRAACDKYFCEVASVLTSS is encoded by the exons ATGGGGCTATCAGAAGGGGAGAAGGCTTTGTTGTCTGCTGTGATGGCCAAAGTAGCAGAGAAGAAGGAGGACATTGGATCTGAGGCCATCACCAG GCTCCTGAAGGACCATGATGAATTGAAGTCCCACTTTAGTCACATGGACCTGACTCCTGGTTCTCAGGATCTGAAGACTCATGGAGGAAAGTACTGCCAAGCACTAGTAAATGAAGTAAACCATGCGGACAGCCTCAAAGAGCACATGGCCAAGCTCCAAGACCAGCACACCAACACGCTGAAACTGAGCAAAGAACAGATCAAG TGGCTGCTGGATGATATTCGAGACCTCATCGGAGAGACCTTCCCCAGTGACTTCAATGAGGACACCCGGGCGGCTTGTGACAAGTACTTCTGTGAGGTCGCCAGTGTCCTGACCTCCAGCTGA
- the LOC130360890 gene encoding hemoglobin subunit alpha-3-like isoform X3, which translates to MGNCTTLPLHRLLKDHDELKSHFSHMDLTPGSQDLKTHGGKYCQALVNEVNHADSLKEHMAKLQDQHTNTLKLSKEQIKWLLDDIRDLIGETFPSDFNEDTRAACDKYFCEVASVLTSS; encoded by the exons atgggcaactgcaccactcttcctctgcacag GCTCCTGAAGGACCATGATGAATTGAAGTCCCACTTTAGTCACATGGACCTGACTCCTGGTTCTCAGGATCTGAAGACTCATGGAGGAAAGTACTGCCAAGCACTAGTAAATGAAGTAAACCATGCGGACAGCCTCAAAGAGCACATGGCCAAGCTCCAAGACCAGCACACCAACACGCTGAAACTGAGCAAAGAACAGATCAAG TGGCTGCTGGATGATATTCGAGACCTCATCGGAGAGACCTTCCCCAGTGACTTCAATGAGGACACCCGGGCGGCTTGTGACAAGTACTTCTGTGAGGTCGCCAGTGTCCTGACCTCCAGCTGA